In Methanocaldococcus sp., the following proteins share a genomic window:
- the tfrB gene encoding fumarate reductase (CoM/CoB) subunit TfrB, translated as MVKIKIKRFDGKKDYYESYEVPEGLTVLEALEYINNNYGANILFRASCRNGQCGSCAMTINGEPRLACETKVENNMVIEPLKGFKVIIDLIVDRESYYKKLLNIKNYLVRKEYPENLEIIPQKYVEKNKDLRGCIDCLSCLSICPSREVSEYPGPTFMRQLARFAFDRRDEDNREITAYFENIYNCTTCAKCVEVCPKEIDIVHNAIEKLRALSFSKGYLIKNHLKVRENVLKYNRSVVEEDTPLLKQVNNIYEAENEKLRVAFFTGCLVDFRLQDVGKNAIKVLNAHGVSVYIPKEQVCCGSPFFRTGQRDIAEKLKKKNLEIFNKLDVDYIVTICAGCGSTLKNDYKNEREFEVKDITEVLTDVGLLKYKPLKIRVTYHDPCHLKRGQGIDEQPRKIIKSIPEIEFIDIEARCCGAGGGVRSGKPDIAYLIGKRRAKMIYDTNADAVITVCPFCEYHLKDSLKKYKEENNLKKDIEVMNIVSLLSKVI; from the coding sequence ATGGTAAAAATAAAGATTAAAAGATTTGATGGAAAAAAAGATTATTATGAAAGTTATGAAGTTCCAGAAGGTTTAACAGTGTTGGAGGCATTGGAATACATAAATAACAACTATGGAGCGAATATTTTGTTTAGAGCATCATGTAGAAATGGACAGTGTGGTTCTTGTGCAATGACTATAAATGGAGAGCCAAGATTGGCGTGTGAGACAAAAGTAGAGAATAATATGGTTATTGAACCACTAAAAGGATTTAAAGTTATTATAGATTTAATTGTCGATAGGGAATCATACTACAAAAAATTATTAAATATAAAGAATTATTTGGTAAGAAAAGAATATCCAGAAAATTTAGAGATAATTCCTCAAAAGTATGTTGAAAAAAATAAAGATTTAAGGGGATGTATTGACTGTTTATCCTGCCTATCTATCTGTCCATCAAGAGAAGTTAGTGAATATCCTGGACCAACATTTATGAGGCAACTTGCAAGGTTTGCCTTTGATAGGAGAGATGAAGATAATAGAGAAATAACTGCATATTTTGAAAATATTTATAATTGCACAACCTGTGCCAAGTGTGTTGAGGTTTGTCCAAAAGAGATTGACATAGTTCATAATGCAATAGAAAAATTGAGGGCGTTATCATTTAGTAAAGGTTATTTAATAAAGAATCACTTAAAAGTTAGAGAGAATGTTTTAAAATACAATAGGAGTGTTGTTGAGGAAGATACACCATTATTAAAGCAAGTAAATAATATTTATGAAGCAGAAAATGAAAAGTTAAGAGTAGCGTTTTTTACCGGCTGTTTGGTAGATTTCAGATTACAAGATGTTGGTAAAAATGCTATAAAAGTTTTAAATGCTCATGGTGTCTCTGTATATATACCAAAAGAGCAAGTTTGCTGTGGTTCTCCATTTTTTAGAACTGGACAGAGAGATATCGCTGAAAAGTTAAAAAAGAAAAATTTGGAGATATTTAATAAATTAGATGTTGATTATATAGTTACTATATGTGCTGGCTGTGGTTCAACATTAAAAAATGATTATAAAAATGAAAGAGAGTTTGAAGTTAAGGATATTACAGAGGTTTTAACTGATGTTGGCTTATTAAAATACAAACCACTGAAAATTAGAGTAACCTATCACGATCCATGCCATTTAAAGAGGGGACAGGGAATAGATGAGCAACCAAGAAAAATAATTAAGAGTATTCCAGAAATTGAATTCATAGATATAGAGGCGAGATGTTGTGGAGCTGGAGGAGGAGTGAGAAGTGGAAAGCCAGATATTGCATACTTAATTGGTAAAAGAAGGGCTAAGATGATTTATGATACTAATGCAGATGCAGTAATTACAGTTTGCCCATTTTGTGAGTATCACTTAAAAGATTCCTTAAAAAAATACAAAGAAGAAAATAACTTAAAAAAAGACATAGAAGTTATGAATATTGTTTCATTACTAAGTAAAGTGATTTAA
- a CDS encoding U32 family peptidase, with protein MVELLSPANNIICLKTAIDYGADAVYCGLKELNMRSNAKNFTREELIKGVKYAHNNNKKVYLCTNTVIYEKDLKKVMEILDFANSAEVDAVIVSDIGTMQLAKEYGLRVHASVQCNITNSLTAKFYSKFVKRVILSRELTLNQIREIRKNLKKDNVDLELEGFVHGALCVAISGRCFLSSYLFNRHANCGDCLQPCRRRWKLINEHFDGTYEVVCEGKYLLSPKDLCMIEHIPELLEVFDSFKIEGRSKNVDYVMRTTKIYREAIDSVFDGTYYEKLPYFKKELQKVYNRGYDTGFYFRDVNKSHDFQYNIEGNASKYRKIEIGRVVNFYKKVSVAEIELWADLKIGDTILIVGKTTGCVEETVKSMQINHKNVDVAKKGDRVGVKLNHLVREGDRVYILKEISK; from the coding sequence ATGGTAGAGTTATTATCTCCTGCAAATAATATAATATGTCTAAAAACAGCTATTGATTATGGAGCTGATGCTGTTTATTGTGGTTTGAAAGAGTTAAATATGAGATCTAATGCAAAGAACTTTACAAGAGAGGAGTTAATTAAAGGAGTTAAATATGCTCACAATAATAATAAAAAGGTTTATCTCTGCACAAATACAGTTATTTATGAAAAAGATTTAAAAAAAGTTATGGAAATTTTAGATTTTGCAAATTCTGCTGAGGTTGATGCAGTTATTGTTTCAGACATTGGAACTATGCAGTTAGCCAAAGAGTATGGTTTAAGAGTTCATGCAAGTGTTCAATGTAATATAACAAATTCTTTAACAGCCAAATTTTACTCTAAATTTGTTAAGAGAGTTATATTATCAAGAGAATTAACTTTAAATCAAATAAGAGAGATTAGAAAAAATTTAAAAAAAGATAATGTAGATTTAGAATTAGAGGGCTTTGTTCATGGGGCTTTATGTGTTGCTATAAGTGGTAGATGTTTTTTAAGCTCTTATCTATTTAATAGGCATGCAAACTGTGGCGACTGCTTACAGCCATGTAGAAGAAGGTGGAAGTTAATTAATGAGCATTTTGATGGAACCTATGAAGTAGTTTGTGAAGGAAAATATCTGTTATCTCCAAAAGATTTATGCATGATAGAGCATATTCCAGAATTATTGGAGGTTTTTGATTCCTTTAAAATTGAAGGTAGATCTAAAAATGTAGATTATGTTATGAGAACAACAAAAATTTATAGAGAGGCAATTGATAGCGTTTTTGATGGAACTTACTATGAAAAACTCCCATACTTCAAAAAAGAACTTCAAAAAGTATATAATAGAGGATATGACACAGGATTTTATTTTAGAGATGTTAATAAAAGTCATGATTTCCAATACAATATAGAGGGTAATGCTTCAAAGTATAGAAAAATAGAAATAGGAAGAGTAGTTAATTTCTATAAAAAAGTTAGTGTGGCAGAAATTGAATTATGGGCTGATTTAAAAATTGGAGACACTATATTGATAGTAGGAAAAACAACTGGATGCGTTGAAGAAACAGTGAAATCAATGCAAATAAATCATAAAAATGTTGATGTGGCAAAAAAAGGAGATAGAGTTGGAGTTAAATTAAATCACTTAGTTAGGGAGGGAGATAGAGTTTATATATTAAAAGAAATTAGTAAATAG
- a CDS encoding 7-cyano-7-deazaguanine synthase has product MDAYVLFSGGKDSSLSAVILKKLGYNPHLITINFGIIDSYKLAEETAKILGFKHKVITLDRKIVEKAADMVVEYKYPSPAIQYVHKTVLETLADDYKILADGTRRDDKVPKLNYSEVQSLEMRKNIQYITPLMGFGYKTLRDLANEFFIMEEIKSGTKLSSDYEAEIRHILKERGEDPKKYFPEHKQTRVVGLKKKI; this is encoded by the coding sequence ATGGATGCTTATGTTCTATTTAGTGGAGGGAAGGATAGTTCCCTATCGGCGGTTATATTAAAAAAACTTGGATACAATCCTCATCTAATAACAATAAATTTTGGGATTATTGACTCATATAAACTGGCTGAGGAGACAGCCAAGATTTTGGGATTTAAGCATAAAGTTATAACATTGGATAGAAAAATTGTTGAAAAAGCGGCTGATATGGTTGTTGAATATAAATATCCCTCTCCTGCAATACAGTATGTTCATAAAACTGTCTTAGAAACATTGGCAGATGATTACAAGATTTTAGCAGATGGAACAAGAAGAGATGATAAAGTTCCAAAACTTAACTATTCAGAAGTTCAAAGTTTAGAGATGAGGAAAAATATTCAATATATAACACCACTTATGGGTTTTGGATATAAAACTTTGAGAGATTTGGCAAACGAATTCTTTATAATGGAAGAGATAAAAAGTGGAACTAAACTAAGTTCTGATTACGAGGCTGAAATTAGACATATTCTTAAAGAGAGAGGAGAAGATCCTAAAAAATATTTCCCTGAACATAAACAAACAAGAGTAGTTGGCCTAAAAAAGAAAATTTAG
- a CDS encoding 30S ribosomal protein S19e, which yields MVTVYDVPADKLIQKTAEKLKEMDIEVPEWVPFVKTGVSRERRPEQEDWWYIRCASILRKIYIYGPVGVSRLRTAYGGRKNRGHEPEHFYKGSGNIIRKALQELEKLGLVEKRPEGRVITSKGRSFLDNIAKEVYDEIVKEIPALAKY from the coding sequence ATGGTAACTGTCTATGATGTTCCAGCAGATAAATTAATTCAAAAAACTGCTGAAAAATTAAAAGAAATGGATATAGAAGTCCCAGAGTGGGTTCCTTTTGTTAAAACAGGGGTTAGTAGAGAGAGAAGACCTGAGCAAGAGGACTGGTGGTATATTAGATGTGCTTCTATTTTAAGAAAAATATACATATACGGCCCTGTTGGAGTTTCAAGATTAAGAACTGCCTACGGTGGAAGAAAGAACAGAGGACACGAGCCAGAGCACTTTTATAAGGGTAGTGGAAATATTATAAGGAAAGCCTTACAAGAATTAGAAAAATTAGGTTTAGTTGAAAAGAGACCAGAAGGAAGAGTAATAACTTCAAAAGGTAGAAGTTTCTTGGATAACATTGCCAAAGAAGTTTATGACGAAATAGTTAAAGAAATCCCAGCTCTTGCTAAATACTAA
- a CDS encoding methanogenesis marker 7 protein, whose protein sequence is MYEIVRYEGGVYKNNIFKEWIEDIGGFILQEHIMQLDVYITLAIPQNELENLKEEAKKYKGKIIETPLAGTEIAVVAPSLSRHHLPHIACDVAEYLRRFGAKSNMIGLARGVGKDIAQLREKEKRLIEEHDLAVYVMGNFEACIKDKTHLFDVDIPVVVTGGPEKVDIPYPYVGNLGRRSHRLRHGEEIRALRKMVEVITELINEKRKELSYDPPIVPPVVVKDEIEKQVDEIYSILSPMPIATQLDGLRVKLDYDKFVDNIKEVKVKNYILKDIANIKRSEMKNYILIKIKPKSEVEFEMHIKNE, encoded by the coding sequence ATGTATGAAATAGTTAGATATGAAGGAGGAGTTTATAAAAACAACATTTTCAAAGAATGGATTGAAGATATTGGGGGTTTTATCTTACAGGAACATATTATGCAGTTAGATGTTTATATAACATTAGCAATTCCACAAAATGAATTAGAAAATCTTAAAGAAGAGGCTAAGAAGTATAAGGGGAAGATAATAGAAACACCATTGGCTGGAACTGAAATAGCAGTTGTAGCCCCAAGTTTGTCAAGGCATCATCTTCCCCATATTGCCTGTGATGTTGCTGAATACTTAAGAAGATTTGGAGCAAAGTCAAATATGATTGGCTTAGCAAGAGGAGTAGGGAAAGATATTGCTCAATTAAGAGAAAAAGAGAAAAGATTAATAGAAGAGCATGATTTGGCTGTTTATGTAATGGGTAATTTTGAAGCGTGTATTAAAGATAAAACTCATTTATTTGATGTAGATATTCCAGTTGTAGTTACTGGAGGTCCTGAAAAGGTAGATATTCCTTATCCTTATGTTGGTAATTTAGGAAGGAGAAGTCATAGATTGAGACATGGAGAAGAAATTAGAGCCTTAAGAAAAATGGTTGAAGTGATAACTGAACTTATAAATGAAAAAAGAAAAGAATTGTCTTACGATCCTCCAATCGTTCCACCAGTAGTCGTTAAAGATGAAATTGAAAAGCAAGTTGATGAAATATATTCTATACTATCCCCTATGCCTATAGCTACACAGTTGGATGGTCTGAGAGTTAAGTTAGATTATGATAAATTTGTTGATAATATAAAAGAAGTTAAAGTTAAAAATTACATTTTGAAAGATATTGCAAACATTAAAAGAAGTGAAATGAAGAATTATATACTTATAAAGATAAAGCCAAAGTCAGAAGTAGAATTTGAAATGCACATTAAGAATGAATAA
- a CDS encoding 50S ribosomal protein L39e: protein MGSNKPLGKKLRLAKALKQNRRVPLFVIVKTRGSVKYHPKMRYWRRTKLKA from the coding sequence ATGGGAAGCAACAAGCCATTAGGAAAAAAGTTGAGATTGGCTAAGGCATTAAAGCAGAATAGAAGAGTTCCATTGTTTGTTATTGTTAAAACAAGAGGATCTGTAAAATATCATCCAAAAATGAGATATTGGAGAAGAACTAAATTAAAGGCATAA
- a CDS encoding translation initiation factor IF-2 subunit beta, with translation MSIENIDYYDYKALLKRARSQIPDYVFQKDRFELPPIEILIEGNRTIIRNFRELAKAVNRDEEFFAKYLLKETGSAGNLEGGRLILQRKINPELLKSRINDFLKEYVICRECGKPDTKIIKEGRVHLLKCMACGAIRPIRMI, from the coding sequence ATGAGTATTGAAAATATCGATTATTATGATTATAAAGCATTATTAAAGAGAGCAAGAAGTCAGATTCCAGATTATGTTTTTCAGAAAGATAGATTTGAACTCCCTCCAATTGAAATATTAATAGAAGGAAATAGAACTATAATTAGAAACTTTAGAGAATTAGCTAAGGCAGTTAATAGGGATGAGGAGTTTTTTGCTAAGTATCTTTTAAAGGAAACTGGTAGTGCTGGTAACTTAGAGGGAGGTAGATTAATACTTCAAAGAAAAATCAACCCAGAACTATTGAAATCAAGAATTAATGATTTTCTAAAAGAATATGTTATTTGTAGAGAGTGCGGTAAGCCTGATACTAAAATTATCAAAGAGGGAAGAGTTCATTTACTTAAATGTATGGCTTGTGGGGCAATAAGACCTATAAGAATGATTTAA
- a CDS encoding 50S ribosomal protein L37e has translation MSKGTPSMGKRNKGSYHIRCRRCGRRAYHVRKKRCAACGYPNKRMRKYSWQNKKVNGKRIK, from the coding sequence ATGTCAAAAGGTACTCCATCAATGGGTAAAAGAAACAAAGGTTCATATCACATTAGATGTAGAAGATGTGGTAGAAGAGCATACCATGTAAGAAAAAAGAGATGTGCTGCATGTGGTTATCCAAATAAAAGAATGAGAAAATACTCATGGCAAAACAAAAAAGTTAATGGAAAAAGAATTAAATAA
- a CDS encoding calcium/sodium antiporter, with amino-acid sequence MLILGIFYFLLGLILLYYGSDWFVLGSERLARYFSVSNFVIGATVVAIGTSLPEVITSVYASYTHISGIAIGNAIGSCICNIGIVLGLSAILNPIKVNNNLRSNILFYLLYVILTAILGVNGFSWIDGTILLLIFLIYLRWTIKNGYIDNIEIEEIEKDIEKHNISLAFSLVLSIVGLIGVLVGAKLFVDGAKNIAIALNISDKIIGFTLVAFGTSVPELMVSLAAAKRNLGGIILGNVIGSNMADIGVALAVSCLFTNLPSANIQMVILIVMSLLIYLFARFGRINRLHGLILLILYILSIVTLRMG; translated from the coding sequence ATGCTAATATTAGGAATATTTTATTTTTTATTGGGGCTTATTCTGTTATATTATGGAAGTGATTGGTTTGTATTAGGTAGTGAGAGATTAGCAAGGTATTTTAGTGTATCTAATTTCGTTATTGGTGCTACAGTAGTGGCTATAGGAACCTCTCTACCAGAAGTAATAACATCCGTTTATGCATCTTATACTCATATCTCTGGAATAGCGATTGGAAACGCTATCGGTTCATGCATTTGTAATATTGGAATAGTTTTAGGACTTAGTGCTATTTTAAATCCTATAAAGGTTAACAATAATTTAAGAAGTAATATACTCTTTTATCTTTTGTATGTTATTCTTACGGCAATCCTTGGAGTTAATGGATTTTCTTGGATTGATGGAACTATATTATTGCTAATTTTTTTAATATATTTAAGATGGACGATAAAAAATGGATATATTGATAACATAGAAATAGAGGAAATAGAGAAAGATATTGAAAAACATAATATTTCTTTAGCCTTTTCATTAGTTTTATCAATTGTTGGATTAATTGGTGTTTTAGTAGGGGCAAAACTATTTGTTGATGGAGCAAAAAATATAGCTATTGCTTTAAATATCTCTGATAAAATTATTGGATTTACCTTAGTAGCTTTTGGAACCTCAGTTCCTGAGTTGATGGTTTCATTAGCGGCGGCGAAGAGAAATTTAGGTGGCATAATATTAGGAAATGTTATTGGTAGTAATATGGCAGACATTGGAGTGGCTTTGGCTGTTAGTTGTTTATTTACCAATCTACCCTCAGCAAACATTCAAATGGTTATTTTAATAGTTATGAGTCTTTTAATATATCTATTTGCAAGATTTGGAAGGATTAATAGATTACATGGACTTATATTATTAATTCTCTATATACTTTCAATAGTAACATTAAGGATGGGATAA
- a CDS encoding DNA-binding protein: MDIEEIKRKKLLELQKKLAEQQQQEEALLEAELQKRALLRKILTPEARERLERIRLARPEFAEMVEVQLIQLAQLGKLPIPLKDKEFKALLEKLSAMTKKKRNIKIIRK; encoded by the coding sequence ATGGATATTGAAGAAATTAAAAGAAAAAAACTTCTTGAATTACAAAAAAAATTAGCTGAACAACAACAGCAAGAAGAGGCATTGTTAGAGGCTGAACTTCAAAAAAGAGCATTATTAAGAAAAATACTAACTCCTGAAGCCAGAGAAAGATTAGAGAGAATAAGATTAGCAAGACCAGAGTTTGCTGAAATGGTAGAAGTTCAATTAATCCAACTTGCTCAACTTGGAAAATTACCAATTCCTCTAAAAGATAAAGAATTTAAAGCATTACTTGAAAAATTAAGTGCAATGACTAAGAAGAAGAGAAATATTAAAATCATTAGAAAGTGA
- the pdxS gene encoding pyridoxal 5'-phosphate synthase lyase subunit PdxS: MKKGTDLLKKGFAKMVKHGVVMDVTNVEQAQIAEEAGAVAVMALERVPADIRAAGGVARMSDPALIEEIMDAVSIPVMAKCRIGHTKEAEVLEAIGVDMIDESEVLTQADPFFHIYKKKFNVPFVCGARSLGEAVRRIWEGAAMIRTKGEAGTGNIVEAVRHMRLMNEAIAQLQRMSDEEVYGVAKFYAQRYAELSKTVRESMGLNPTVLENEVVYEGYTLSEIIDGLYKVLLEVKKLNRLPVVNFAAGGVATPADAALMMQLGSDGVFVGSGIFKSENPLERAKAIVEATYNYDKPEIIAEVSKNLGEAMKGIDITQISETEKMQYRGD; this comes from the coding sequence ATGAAAAAAGGAACTGATTTATTAAAAAAAGGATTTGCCAAAATGGTTAAACATGGAGTAGTTATGGACGTTACTAATGTTGAACAAGCTCAAATAGCTGAAGAGGCAGGGGCTGTAGCAGTTATGGCTTTAGAAAGAGTTCCTGCAGATATTAGGGCAGCTGGTGGAGTTGCAAGAATGTCAGACCCAGCTTTAATTGAGGAAATAATGGATGCAGTTTCAATTCCTGTCATGGCTAAGTGTAGAATTGGACATACAAAAGAGGCAGAAGTTTTAGAAGCAATTGGAGTGGATATGATTGATGAAAGTGAAGTTTTAACCCAGGCAGACCCATTCTTCCACATATATAAGAAAAAATTTAACGTTCCATTTGTTTGTGGGGCAAGAAGCTTGGGAGAGGCAGTTAGAAGAATCTGGGAAGGAGCGGCAATGATAAGAACAAAAGGAGAGGCAGGAACTGGAAATATAGTTGAGGCTGTTAGACATATGAGATTGATGAATGAAGCTATAGCTCAACTACAAAGAATGAGCGATGAAGAAGTTTATGGAGTTGCTAAATTTTATGCTCAAAGATATGCAGAACTATCTAAAACAGTTAGAGAGAGTATGGGATTAAATCCAACAGTTTTAGAAAATGAGGTAGTTTATGAAGGATATACATTATCAGAAATTATCGATGGATTGTATAAAGTTTTATTAGAAGTTAAGAAATTAAACAGATTACCAGTAGTTAATTTCGCCGCTGGTGGAGTTGCTACACCAGCAGATGCGGCATTAATGATGCAACTTGGTTCTGATGGAGTATTCGTAGGTTCAGGAATATTTAAGTCAGAGAATCCATTAGAAAGGGCAAAGGCAATTGTTGAAGCAACATACAATTACGATAAACCAGAGATTATCGCAGAAGTTAGTAAGAACTTAGGAGAAGCTATGAAAGGGATAGACATAACTCAAATAAGCGAAACTGAGAAAATGCAATATAGGGGAGATTAA
- a CDS encoding UPF0146 family protein: MNIDTIVEFIKNYAEKYKSKKIAEVGIGFKFDIAKELSKYFDVMVTDINKKSVEKGKLLGLNAYEDNLFNPNIEMYKNIDLIYSIRPPRDLQIYILNLSKKVNANLIIRPLLNEEVIEGLKLKSYKGEVFYIYENKKQYSI, translated from the coding sequence ATGAATATAGATACAATAGTTGAATTTATAAAAAATTATGCAGAAAAATACAAATCCAAAAAAATTGCTGAGGTTGGGATTGGTTTTAAATTTGACATTGCAAAAGAGTTAAGTAAGTATTTTGATGTAATGGTTACAGATATTAATAAAAAATCTGTTGAAAAAGGTAAATTGTTGGGATTAAACGCTTATGAGGATAATCTATTTAATCCAAATATTGAAATGTATAAAAATATTGATTTAATATATTCCATAAGGCCTCCAAGAGATTTACAGATATATATTTTAAATTTATCAAAAAAAGTTAATGCCAATTTAATAATAAGACCTCTCTTAAATGAGGAAGTTATAGAAGGATTAAAATTAAAATCGTACAAAGGAGAAGTGTTTTATATATATGAAAATAAAAAACAATACTCTATATAA
- a CDS encoding PLD nuclease N-terminal domain-containing protein → MWYPPMCPPWGYNYGFYGFPFFNFAFFGFIWWIIKIFVFIIVVLDIIKRDDLKTIEKILWLLVVWFLGIIGAIIYFLLSKRENKQNNK, encoded by the coding sequence ATGTGGTATCCTCCAATGTGTCCTCCTTGGGGGTATAATTATGGCTTTTATGGATTTCCATTCTTTAATTTTGCATTTTTTGGATTTATATGGTGGATAATAAAAATATTTGTTTTTATAATAGTTGTATTGGACATTATAAAAAGAGATGATTTAAAGACAATTGAAAAAATATTGTGGCTTTTAGTAGTTTGGTTTTTAGGAATTATAGGGGCAATAATTTATTTCCTTCTATCAAAAAGAGAAAATAAACAAAATAATAAATAA
- a CDS encoding radical SAM protein, which produces MFVYGPVPSRRLGLSLGIDPVYYTCTFNCIYCQLGRTRYLLNSPKEIPKEVLEKFPTDEDIYREVKKIVSENPNIDYITFAGSGEPTLSPYLKESIERLKEFNIPICVITNSSLMNYKSVRDALKNADLVSATLTSTNQEMFEKIHRTKIKLKDVIRGLIKFRREADETILNIELMVLEGINDDDETIYKLKEIFNKINPENIEINTPIRPPCEKYAKKVKYERLKEIKEILGEKAFIICKKSPKKYKESLNSNILERISSILKIRPCTVEDLSNALGLHISEVGKYLYALKNSENLEYIEIYGKKYYFIKVIK; this is translated from the coding sequence ATGTTCGTCTATGGTCCAGTTCCTTCGAGAAGGTTAGGTTTATCCTTAGGAATAGATCCAGTTTATTACACTTGCACATTTAACTGTATATACTGCCAACTCGGAAGGACGAGATATCTATTAAATTCTCCAAAAGAAATTCCAAAGGAAGTTTTAGAAAAGTTTCCAACTGATGAAGACATATATAGAGAAGTCAAAAAGATAGTTTCTGAAAATCCAAATATTGATTACATAACTTTTGCTGGTAGTGGAGAGCCAACATTATCTCCTTATTTAAAAGAATCTATTGAAAGATTAAAAGAATTCAATATACCAATTTGTGTTATAACTAACTCATCATTGATGAACTATAAATCTGTTAGAGATGCATTAAAAAATGCTGATTTAGTTTCTGCAACTTTAACTTCAACAAATCAAGAAATGTTCGAAAAAATTCATAGGACAAAGATAAAACTTAAAGATGTTATTAGAGGATTGATTAAATTTAGAAGAGAGGCAGATGAAACTATCTTAAATATAGAGCTAATGGTTTTAGAAGGGATAAATGACGATGATGAAACAATATACAAACTCAAAGAGATATTTAATAAAATAAATCCAGAGAATATTGAAATAAACACTCCAATAAGACCTCCATGCGAAAAGTATGCAAAAAAAGTAAAGTATGAGAGGTTAAAAGAGATTAAAGAAATTCTCGGGGAAAAAGCATTTATAATATGTAAAAAAAGTCCAAAGAAATATAAAGAGTCGTTGAATTCTAATATTCTCGAAAGAATTTCATCAATATTAAAAATAAGACCATGCACAGTTGAAGATTTATCAAACGCTTTGGGATTGCATATTTCAGAGGTTGGAAAGTATCTATATGCATTAAAAAATAGTGAAAATTTAGAATATATAGAAATTTATGGAAAGAAATATTACTTTATTAAAGTGATAAAATGA
- a CDS encoding P-loop NTPase: MKISICGKGGCGKSTITSLIAKEFAKRGYNVLVIDGDESNISLHKFLGIDQPKDFIEYLGGRKKFMQKIKSKKNVDLFDEMTIDDLPKDYIVEKDNIKLLAMGKIHDFGEGCACPMGVLLRELLKSLKLKDNEIVIVDTEAGIEHFGRGVEGGCDVIIAIIDATYESIRLAKKIEEIGEKLGKKVYFIVNKVDDETKDIILENINKDKVIAIIPTNKDIVKLCLRGEELNIELPEINKVVEFLINQN, encoded by the coding sequence ATGAAGATTTCTATATGTGGAAAAGGTGGATGTGGAAAAAGTACAATAACTTCTTTAATTGCTAAAGAATTTGCTAAAAGAGGTTATAATGTTTTAGTAATTGATGGAGATGAATCTAATATAAGTTTGCATAAATTTTTAGGAATAGATCAGCCAAAAGATTTTATAGAATACTTAGGCGGTAGAAAAAAATTTATGCAAAAGATAAAATCTAAAAAAAATGTTGATTTATTTGATGAAATGACAATTGACGATTTACCAAAAGATTACATAGTTGAGAAAGACAATATAAAACTTTTAGCTATGGGTAAAATCCACGATTTTGGAGAAGGTTGTGCATGTCCAATGGGTGTTTTATTGAGAGAACTATTAAAGAGTTTAAAGTTAAAAGATAATGAAATAGTTATCGTAGATACTGAGGCTGGAATTGAGCATTTTGGTAGAGGTGTAGAGGGAGGCTGTGATGTTATCATAGCAATTATTGACGCAACTTATGAGTCTATAAGATTGGCAAAAAAAATAGAGGAAATTGGAGAAAAACTTGGTAAAAAGGTTTATTTCATAGTAAATAAGGTAGATGATGAAACAAAAGACATAATTCTTGAAAATATTAACAAAGATAAAGTAATAGCTATAATTCCTACAAACAAAGATATAGTAAAATTGTGTCTAAGAGGGGAAGAGCTAAATATTGAACTTCCAGAAATTAACAAAGTAGTCGAATTTTTAATTAACCAAAATTAA